From the genome of Streptomyces sp. NBC_01116, one region includes:
- the holA gene encoding DNA polymerase III subunit delta — MATRKNSTDDPLAPLTLAVGQEDLLLDRAVQQVVAAARAADADTDVRDLASDQVQPGTLAELTSPSLFAERKVVIVRNAQDLSADTVKDVKAYLGAPVEEITLVLLHAGGAKGKGLLDAARKAGAREVACPKTTKPAERLSFVRSEFRAHGRSATPEACQALVDSIGSDLRELASAVSQLIADVEGTIDEAVVGRYYTGRAEASSFTVADRAVEGRAAEALEALRWSLSTGVPPVLITSALAQGVRAIGKLSSARGGRPADLARELGMPPWKIDRVRQQMRGWTPDGVAVALRAVAAADAGVKGGGDDPEYALEKAVVVVARAARAGR, encoded by the coding sequence ATGGCCACCAGGAAGAATTCCACCGACGATCCGCTCGCGCCCCTCACCCTCGCCGTGGGCCAGGAGGACCTCCTCCTGGACCGTGCGGTGCAGCAGGTGGTGGCGGCCGCCCGTGCTGCCGACGCCGACACGGACGTCCGTGATCTGGCGTCCGACCAGGTGCAGCCCGGCACGCTCGCCGAACTCACCAGTCCCTCGCTCTTCGCCGAGCGCAAGGTCGTGATCGTGCGCAACGCGCAGGACCTCTCGGCCGACACGGTCAAGGACGTCAAGGCGTATCTCGGCGCGCCGGTCGAGGAGATCACGCTCGTCCTGCTGCACGCGGGCGGCGCCAAGGGCAAAGGGCTCCTGGACGCGGCCCGCAAGGCCGGGGCACGGGAGGTCGCCTGCCCGAAGACCACCAAGCCCGCCGAGCGGCTCTCCTTCGTACGCTCGGAGTTCCGGGCGCACGGGCGGTCCGCGACGCCGGAGGCCTGCCAGGCGCTGGTCGACTCCATCGGCAGCGATCTGCGGGAGCTGGCGAGTGCGGTGTCCCAGCTGATCGCGGACGTCGAGGGCACGATCGACGAGGCGGTCGTCGGGCGCTATTACACCGGGCGGGCGGAAGCCTCGTCGTTCACCGTCGCCGACCGGGCGGTCGAGGGGCGCGCGGCGGAGGCGCTGGAGGCGCTGCGGTGGTCGCTGTCGACCGGGGTCCCGCCCGTCCTGATCACCAGTGCGCTGGCGCAGGGTGTGCGGGCGATCGGGAAGCTGTCCTCGGCCCGGGGCGGGCGGCCGGCCGATCTGGCCCGGGAGCTGGGTATGCCGCCGTGGAAGATCGACCGGGTGCGGCAGCAGATGCGGGGGTGGACGCCGGACGGGGTCGCGGTGGCCCTGCGGGCGGTGGCGGCGGCGGACGCGGGGGTGAAGGGCGGAGGGGACGATCCCGAGTACGCCCTGGAGAAGGCCGTCGTCGTCGTCGCCCGGGCCGCGAGGGCGGGGCGGTAG
- a CDS encoding YceI family protein, translating into MFGRWLGNRGQAGGRGGALAGFQMPRTAGVLNCRVLDPVNEPVQQAEYVVTDSAGRKVTGGETDPFGSVLATVPAGDYRLAVTAEGFTPFHGAVTVAEGAHATLGDVTLQVAQPPQLPDPGDWDVEPNHSQIGFTARHIGLARIHGRFNNFAGAVRIADRMEDSAMHVIIDAASIDTNVQMRDDHLRSGDFLDVGRYPTLEFYSERFVHRGGSRWGVTGALTLHGVSRTVTLDTQYLGIGNGLEGETRAACRATTELHREDFTLTWQTMLARGIAVVGPSIVIDLDIQIVPKG; encoded by the coding sequence ATGTTCGGCCGTTGGCTGGGAAACAGAGGCCAGGCGGGTGGGCGCGGTGGGGCCCTCGCCGGATTCCAGATGCCCCGTACCGCGGGCGTGCTGAACTGCCGGGTGCTGGATCCGGTCAACGAACCGGTTCAGCAGGCCGAGTACGTCGTGACCGACAGCGCCGGCCGCAAAGTGACGGGCGGCGAGACGGACCCCTTCGGCAGTGTTCTCGCCACGGTCCCGGCGGGCGACTACCGGCTGGCGGTCACGGCCGAGGGCTTCACCCCGTTCCACGGGGCGGTGACGGTGGCCGAGGGGGCGCACGCCACCCTGGGCGATGTGACCCTCCAGGTGGCGCAGCCCCCGCAGTTGCCCGACCCCGGCGACTGGGACGTCGAGCCGAACCACTCGCAGATCGGCTTCACCGCCCGGCACATCGGGCTGGCGCGCATCCACGGCAGGTTCAACAACTTCGCCGGGGCGGTCCGGATCGCCGACCGCATGGAGGACTCCGCCATGCACGTGATCATCGACGCCGCCTCGATCGACACCAATGTGCAGATGCGCGACGACCACCTGCGCTCCGGGGACTTCCTCGACGTCGGCCGTTACCCGACGCTGGAGTTCTACAGCGAGCGCTTCGTCCACCGGGGCGGCAGCCGCTGGGGCGTCACCGGTGCGCTGACCCTGCACGGCGTCAGCCGCACGGTCACGCTGGACACCCAGTACCTCGGAATCGGCAACGGCCTGGAGGGCGAGACGCGCGCCGCCTGCCGGGCCACCACCGAACTGCACCGCGAGGACTTCACCCTCACCTGGCAGACCATGCTGGCGCGCGGGATCGCCGTGGTGGGGCCGAGCATCGTCATCGACCTGGACATCCAGATCGTTCCCAAGGGCTGA
- a CDS encoding arylamine N-acetyltransferase, whose amino-acid sequence MTSQTPTTSGASVPGPDEGVTDAVVDAYLVRIGADRPVRADVEALRDLQHRHLLAVPFENLSVHLGEDIVLEERALMAKVTGGRGGFCYELNGAFGALLRALGFRVTLLQARVFGDGGRLGIPYDHMALRVETEDGTGPWLADVGFGDNALWPLALDDRADQEDPRGVFRLRQAPQGDLDLLCGGSRQFRLDLRPRTLPEFRGGAWYHRTSPDSHFTRSLVCSRYTETGRVTLSGRTLVTTVGGDQHHTELATDEEVLAAYRDHFGVRLSRVPVRGGARDPDRR is encoded by the coding sequence ATGACCTCGCAGACACCCACGACATCCGGCGCCTCCGTCCCGGGACCCGACGAGGGCGTCACCGACGCGGTTGTCGACGCCTATCTCGTCCGGATAGGCGCGGACCGTCCGGTGCGGGCCGACGTCGAAGCGCTGCGCGACCTTCAGCACCGGCATCTGCTCGCCGTCCCCTTCGAGAACCTCTCGGTCCATCTGGGCGAGGACATCGTGCTGGAGGAACGGGCGCTCATGGCCAAGGTGACCGGCGGTCGCGGCGGCTTCTGCTACGAACTGAACGGCGCGTTCGGGGCGTTGCTGCGTGCGCTCGGCTTCCGTGTGACCCTGCTCCAGGCCCGGGTCTTCGGCGACGGCGGCCGTCTGGGCATTCCGTACGACCACATGGCGCTGCGGGTGGAGACCGAGGACGGCACGGGGCCCTGGCTGGCGGACGTCGGGTTCGGCGACAACGCGCTGTGGCCGCTGGCGCTCGACGACCGGGCGGATCAGGAGGACCCCCGGGGCGTGTTCCGGCTCCGTCAGGCGCCGCAGGGGGACCTGGATCTGCTGTGCGGCGGATCACGGCAGTTCCGGCTCGACCTGAGGCCGCGGACGCTGCCGGAGTTCCGGGGCGGGGCCTGGTATCACCGCACCTCGCCGGACTCGCACTTCACCCGGTCGCTGGTGTGCTCCCGGTACACGGAGACCGGGCGGGTGACACTGAGCGGACGGACCCTGGTCACCACGGTCGGCGGGGATCAGCACCATACGGAACTGGCCACGGACGAGGAGGTGCTCGCCGCCTACCGGGACCACTTCGGGGTGCGGCTCTCCCGGGTTCCCGTACGGGGTGGAGCCAGGGATCCGGACCGCCGGTGA
- a CDS encoding pyridoxamine 5'-phosphate oxidase family protein, with translation MTDYDPPRSREQRKQEAMDHLRQDEDAWVATASRDGLPTLVPLSFLWEDDRGTLLMCTRRTNPTAVNVTPAGPIRITLGPTRDVVLIEGDARVLEQTDLPTATRDAFVAKFGWNPPAPAWVFMRITPHTVRAWRESNEIAGRDLMLAGEWLA, from the coding sequence ATGACCGACTACGATCCCCCGCGCAGCCGCGAACAGCGCAAGCAGGAGGCTATGGACCACCTGCGCCAGGACGAGGACGCGTGGGTGGCCACGGCGTCCCGGGACGGCCTGCCCACCTTGGTGCCGCTGTCGTTCCTCTGGGAGGACGACAGGGGCACTCTGCTGATGTGCACCCGGCGGACCAATCCGACGGCCGTCAACGTCACTCCCGCCGGCCCGATCCGGATCACACTCGGCCCCACCCGCGATGTGGTGCTGATCGAGGGCGACGCGAGGGTACTGGAGCAAACGGACCTGCCGACCGCGACGAGAGACGCCTTCGTCGCGAAGTTCGGATGGAACCCGCCCGCCCCCGCCTGGGTGTTCATGCGCATCACCCCCCACACCGTGCGCGCCTGGCGCGAGTCGAACGAGATCGCCGGCCGCGATCTGATGCTCGCCGGGGAGTGGCTGGCCTGA
- a CDS encoding ComEC/Rec2 family competence protein, protein MSSREARLGPRNAGGPGCAPRTPGAPRGSGTPNVSVAQGDSRAPGGGGSWREGPADLRLVPPALAVWAAAASTLGLPGKWVAAVAVACLVPAVLLLVAAARTSREGRPAGRSRAVAAGGAVLLCAAAGAAVAGLHGADVRRGPVPGLAEQYARIDADVRVTSDPRTTRPAVRGNHSTPDLLLIDAEVVEVRTPGGPGARVRTPVLLMVAPGDHRADWQKLLPSTRLRLGGRLSPPAHEGERLAAVLRVDDEGAPRITGPPTWVQRTAGELRAGLREATDGLDADTRALLPGLVVGDTSRVPAELYDAFKATDLTHLLSVSGANLSILLFLLVGPPGSALSAERRGLAPLLGLSLRATAVAGGGLTLAFVIVCRPEPSVLRAAACGLITLLAIGTGRRRSLIPALAGAVVLLVLFDPWLARSFGFLLSVLATGALLTLAPRWSAALRARRVPGRLAEVLAAAAAAQAVCAPVVVVLASRVSLVAVPCNLLAEFAVAPATVLGFAALAVAPVAQPVAELLASIASWPVGWIATVARAGAGLPGAEAQWPGGWSGAALLAGLTVAAVLLAPRLVRHPWICAAAGLLLVLAVLRPVPLTRIMTGWPPPDWAFALCDVGQGDAMVLMAGEGTGVVVDAGPDPGAVDRCLRDLAVTRVPLVVLTHFHADHVRGLPGVLRGRAVGAIQTTSLEEPPEQAAFVRRTAAAARVPTVRAVAGEHRRAGPVGWRVLWPRHGPGGAGAVEREPNDSSVTLRVRAAGGLTLLLLGDLEPPAQRELLRGQEASGPVDVLKVAHHGSAFQDAGLLHSVRPRLALISCGADNPYGHPSARTVGALRAAGARVLRTDTDGPIAVTGTGKELRAVGRS, encoded by the coding sequence ATGAGCAGCCGGGAGGCCCGGCTCGGCCCCCGGAACGCGGGCGGTCCGGGATGCGCACCGCGTACCCCGGGAGCACCGAGGGGCTCGGGAACGCCGAACGTCTCGGTTGCGCAGGGTGACTCGCGTGCGCCGGGTGGGGGCGGCTCGTGGCGGGAGGGGCCCGCGGACCTGCGGCTCGTGCCGCCCGCTCTGGCGGTCTGGGCTGCCGCGGCGTCGACGCTGGGGCTGCCGGGGAAGTGGGTGGCCGCCGTGGCCGTCGCCTGTCTGGTTCCGGCGGTCCTTCTGCTGGTGGCGGCCGCGCGCACCTCTCGGGAGGGGAGGCCCGCCGGGCGCTCCCGGGCCGTGGCCGCCGGGGGAGCCGTCCTGCTGTGCGCGGCGGCGGGCGCGGCCGTGGCCGGGCTTCACGGGGCCGATGTGCGGCGCGGTCCCGTTCCCGGGCTGGCGGAGCAGTACGCGCGCATCGACGCCGACGTACGGGTGACCTCGGATCCCCGGACGACCCGCCCGGCGGTACGGGGCAACCACAGCACCCCGGACCTTCTCCTGATCGACGCCGAGGTCGTCGAGGTGCGGACACCGGGCGGTCCTGGTGCCCGGGTCAGGACACCGGTGCTGCTCATGGTCGCGCCGGGTGACCACCGCGCGGACTGGCAGAAGCTGCTGCCGTCCACCCGGCTCCGGCTCGGCGGCAGGCTCTCGCCTCCCGCACACGAGGGCGAACGCCTGGCGGCGGTCCTCCGGGTGGATGACGAGGGGGCGCCCCGGATCACCGGGCCCCCGACGTGGGTCCAGCGCACGGCCGGGGAGCTGCGCGCCGGGTTGCGGGAGGCGACGGACGGCCTGGACGCGGACACGCGTGCGCTGTTGCCGGGGCTGGTGGTCGGGGACACGTCCAGGGTCCCGGCCGAGCTGTACGACGCCTTCAAGGCGACTGATTTGACACACCTCTTGAGCGTTTCCGGTGCGAATCTATCGATTCTTCTCTTCCTTCTCGTCGGGCCGCCGGGGTCGGCGCTGAGCGCGGAACGGCGCGGGCTGGCACCTCTGTTGGGGCTCTCGCTGCGGGCGACCGCGGTGGCCGGCGGTGGGCTGACGCTCGCCTTCGTCATCGTGTGCCGTCCGGAACCGAGCGTGCTCCGCGCGGCAGCCTGCGGTCTCATCACGCTCCTCGCGATCGGAACGGGCCGCAGGAGGTCCCTGATTCCCGCGCTGGCGGGGGCTGTCGTCCTCCTGGTGCTCTTCGACCCCTGGCTCGCCCGGAGTTTCGGTTTCCTGCTGTCGGTGCTGGCCACCGGTGCGCTGCTGACCCTCGCGCCGCGGTGGAGCGCCGCCCTGCGGGCGCGGCGGGTGCCGGGCAGGCTCGCCGAGGTCCTGGCCGCGGCGGCGGCCGCGCAGGCCGTGTGCGCGCCCGTGGTGGTCGTCCTGGCCTCGCGGGTCAGCCTGGTGGCGGTCCCGTGCAATCTGCTGGCGGAGTTCGCGGTGGCGCCGGCGACGGTGCTCGGGTTCGCGGCCCTCGCCGTCGCCCCCGTCGCCCAGCCGGTGGCCGAGCTGCTGGCTTCGATCGCGAGCTGGCCGGTCGGGTGGATCGCCACGGTCGCCCGCGCGGGGGCGGGCCTTCCCGGGGCGGAGGCCCAGTGGCCCGGAGGGTGGTCCGGTGCGGCGCTGCTCGCCGGCCTCACGGTGGCGGCCGTGCTCCTGGCGCCGAGGCTGGTCCGCCACCCCTGGATCTGCGCGGCCGCCGGGCTGCTACTCGTGCTGGCGGTGCTGAGACCGGTTCCGCTGACCCGGATCATGACCGGATGGCCGCCGCCCGACTGGGCGTTCGCGCTCTGCGACGTGGGGCAGGGCGATGCGATGGTGCTCATGGCGGGGGAGGGCACGGGCGTGGTCGTCGACGCCGGCCCCGACCCCGGTGCGGTCGACCGGTGCCTGCGCGACCTCGCGGTGACCCGCGTCCCGCTCGTGGTCCTCACCCACTTCCACGCCGACCATGTGCGCGGGCTGCCGGGCGTGCTCCGGGGCAGGGCGGTGGGCGCGATCCAGACGACGAGCCTCGAAGAGCCCCCGGAACAAGCCGCGTTCGTGCGGCGGACAGCGGCTGCGGCGCGGGTCCCGACGGTGCGGGCCGTCGCCGGTGAGCACCGCCGGGCGGGCCCGGTCGGCTGGCGGGTCCTCTGGCCGCGCCACGGGCCCGGGGGAGCGGGGGCGGTGGAGCGGGAGCCGAACGACTCCAGTGTCACCCTGCGCGTACGGGCGGCCGGCGGGCTGACGCTGCTGCTCCTCGGCGACCTCGAACCTCCGGCCCAGCGGGAGTTGCTGCGTGGCCAGGAGGCGTCGGGGCCGGTGGACGTCCTCAAGGTGGCCCACCACGGCTCGGCCTTCCAGGACGCCGGGCTGCTCCACAGCGTACGGCCGAGGCTGGCGCTCATCTCCTGCGGCGCGGACAACCCGTACGGCCACCCCTCGGCCCGCACGGTGGGCGCCCTCAGGGCGGCCGGGGCCCGGGTCCTGCGCACCGACACCGACGGCCCGATCGCGGTGACGGGCACCGGGAAGGAGCTGCGGGCGGTGGGCCGGTCGTGA
- a CDS encoding helix-hairpin-helix domain-containing protein — protein MRGRSALAAAAARRRADALMAGASGPGSGAGPAAVRDNEPVLVPEPVPETEPVPVREIDPVPVPASDTTGEASGGTPGVRRLASAVRERLPLWVRLRCGMAPRTPMVLGLVLLAAVGVAAFHFWSVRPQTVTAPVADEAAAPVLPPDPLRSGVPDPVSRPSAGEPPGGSGQIVVDVSGKVRRPGVRRLPAGSRVADALDAAGGVRTGTDMTGLNRARVLMDGEQVVVGLPQGPPVSGAAAGGVRAGAGASGGPGPSALLSLNTATAEQLETLPGVGPVLAQHMIDYRTENNGFRSVDELRQVNGIGDRRFADLQPLVRP, from the coding sequence GTGCGAGGGCGTTCCGCCCTCGCGGCGGCGGCCGCGCGTCGCCGGGCGGACGCGCTGATGGCGGGCGCCTCCGGGCCGGGGAGCGGTGCCGGACCCGCAGCTGTACGTGACAACGAACCCGTACTCGTACCCGAACCCGTACCTGAGACCGAGCCCGTACCGGTACGTGAGATCGACCCCGTACCTGTGCCGGCGTCCGACACCACGGGGGAGGCGTCCGGTGGCACGCCCGGGGTCCGCCGTCTTGCCTCGGCCGTCCGGGAGCGGCTGCCGTTGTGGGTGCGGCTCCGGTGCGGGATGGCGCCGCGCACGCCGATGGTGCTCGGGCTGGTGCTGCTCGCCGCCGTGGGCGTCGCCGCGTTTCACTTCTGGTCCGTACGCCCCCAGACCGTGACTGCGCCGGTCGCGGACGAGGCGGCCGCACCCGTGCTGCCACCGGATCCGTTACGGTCCGGCGTCCCCGATCCGGTTTCCCGTCCGTCGGCAGGGGAGCCACCGGGCGGGAGCGGGCAGATCGTCGTCGATGTGAGCGGCAAGGTGCGTCGGCCGGGGGTCCGTCGGCTTCCGGCGGGCTCGCGGGTGGCGGACGCGCTCGACGCGGCGGGCGGTGTGCGCACCGGCACGGATATGACGGGGCTCAACCGGGCGCGGGTCCTGATGGATGGCGAGCAGGTCGTCGTGGGTCTGCCGCAGGGCCCACCGGTCTCCGGGGCGGCGGCGGGTGGTGTGCGCGCCGGGGCCGGCGCGTCGGGCGGGCCCGGCCCCTCGGCACTGCTGAGCCTGAACACGGCGACCGCGGAGCAGCTCGAAACGCTGCCCGGGGTCGGGCCCGTGCTGGCCCAGCACATGATCGACTACCGCACGGAGAACAACGGATTCCGGTCCGTCGACGAGCTCCGGCAGGTCAACGGGATCGGCGACCGCCGCTTCGCCGATCTCCAGCCGCTCGTACGGCCATGA
- a CDS encoding DegV family protein — protein MSRHVAIVTDSTAYLPRPTMERHGITAVPLTVVLGDRALEEGTEISARSLALALQKRHSVTTSRPSPEVFAAAYRAAAEDGADAVVSLHLSSEFSGTYDAALLAAKDAPVPVRVVDTGMVAMALGFCALAAAESAEAGGGPDDAVSAAEKRAAGTSAYFYVDTLDYLRRGGRIGTAQALLGSALAVKPILELDAGRIEMLEKVRTASKAIARLEEIVAERAGTAPVDIAVHHLAAPERAERLAERLRERVPGLVDLHVSEVGAVIGAHTGPGLLGAVISVR, from the coding sequence ATGTCCCGCCATGTCGCTATCGTCACCGATTCCACGGCCTACCTGCCGCGCCCGACGATGGAACGGCACGGCATCACCGCAGTGCCGCTGACCGTCGTCCTCGGCGACCGGGCGCTGGAGGAGGGCACGGAGATCTCGGCCCGCTCGCTCGCCCTGGCTCTGCAGAAACGCCACTCCGTGACCACGTCCCGCCCCAGCCCCGAGGTCTTCGCCGCGGCCTACCGGGCGGCGGCCGAGGACGGGGCCGACGCGGTGGTGTCCCTGCACCTGTCGTCGGAGTTCTCGGGCACGTACGACGCGGCGCTGCTCGCGGCGAAGGACGCCCCCGTTCCGGTACGGGTGGTGGACACCGGAATGGTCGCCATGGCCCTGGGGTTCTGTGCTCTGGCGGCGGCGGAGAGCGCCGAGGCGGGCGGCGGCCCGGACGATGCGGTGTCGGCTGCGGAGAAGCGGGCCGCCGGCACCTCGGCGTATTTCTATGTCGACACGCTCGACTATCTGCGCCGGGGCGGACGCATCGGCACGGCCCAGGCCCTGCTGGGATCCGCGCTGGCGGTGAAGCCGATCCTGGAGCTGGACGCGGGACGGATCGAGATGCTGGAGAAGGTGCGGACGGCTTCCAAGGCCATTGCCCGCCTGGAGGAGATCGTCGCCGAGCGGGCGGGGACGGCCCCGGTGGACATCGCCGTCCACCACCTGGCCGCCCCGGAGCGCGCGGAGCGCCTGGCCGAGCGGCTGCGCGAGCGCGTTCCCGGCCTGGTCGATCTCCACGTCAGCGAGGTCGGCGCGGTGATCGGGGCGCACACGGGGCCGGGGCTGCTCGGCGCGGTGATCTCGGTGCGGTGA
- the leuS gene encoding leucine--tRNA ligase, whose protein sequence is MSETNSAAETAAPHRYTAAMAADIEARWQDFWDAEGTYEAPNPTGDLAGDPELAAKPKKFIMDMFPYPSGAGLHVGHPLGYIATDVYARHQRMTGHNVLHTLGFDAFGLPAEQYAVQTGTHPRVSTEANMENMKAQLRRLGLGHDNRRSFATIEAEYYKWTQWIFLQIFNSWYDSEADRARPIAELVEQFESGTRATPDGREWSALSATERADLLSEYRLAYASDAPVNWSPGLGTVLANEEVTADGRSERGNFPVFKAKLRQWNMRITSYADRLLNDLDGLDWPEAIKLQQRNWIGRSEGARIEFPVDTAGGITVFTTRQDTLFGATYMVLAPEHDMVERIIPAAWPEGTHPVWTGGHASPAEAVTAYRKQAAAKSDVERQAEAKDKTGVFTGAYATNPVSGEKVPVFIADYVLMGYGTGAIMAVPAHDTRDFAFARAFELPMRCVVQPSDDRGTDPSTWDDAFVSYDAELVDSANEEISLDGLGVVEAKVRITDWLKEHGAGEGTVNFRLRDWLFSRQRYWGEPFPIVYDEDGVAHPLPESMLPLELPEVEDYSPRTFDPEDATAQPETPLSRNADWVNVTLDLGDGAGPRKYRRETNTMPNWAGSCWYELRYLDPNNDRQLVDPAIEQYWMGPREGQPTGGVDLYVGGAEHAVLHLLYARFWSKVLHDLGHISSAEPFHKLYNQGMIQAFVYRDSRGIAVPAAEVEERDGAFFHEGEKVSRVLGKMGKSLKNAVTPDEICAEYGADTLRLYEMAMGPLDVSRPWDTRAVVGQYRLLQRLWRNVVDEETGGITVVDTEPGEDTLRALHKAIDGVGQDMAGMRFNTAIAKVTELNNHLTKAGGPLSRSVAERLVLLIAPLAPHIAEELWRRLGHTGSVVHQDFPVADPAYVVDETVTCVVQIKGKVRARLEVSPAIADEELEALALGDEAVVAALGGAGIRKVIVRAPKLVNIVPA, encoded by the coding sequence ATGAGCGAGACGAATTCCGCAGCCGAGACGGCCGCGCCGCACCGCTACACGGCGGCGATGGCCGCCGACATCGAGGCACGCTGGCAGGACTTCTGGGACGCCGAGGGGACGTACGAGGCCCCGAATCCCACCGGTGACCTGGCGGGCGACCCGGAGCTGGCCGCCAAGCCGAAGAAGTTCATCATGGACATGTTCCCGTACCCCTCGGGTGCGGGCCTGCACGTCGGACACCCGCTGGGCTACATCGCCACCGATGTCTACGCCCGCCACCAGCGGATGACCGGCCACAACGTGCTGCACACCCTGGGCTTCGACGCCTTCGGCCTGCCCGCCGAGCAGTACGCGGTGCAGACGGGCACCCACCCCCGGGTCTCCACCGAGGCCAACATGGAGAACATGAAGGCCCAGCTGCGCCGGCTGGGTCTGGGCCACGACAACCGCCGCTCCTTCGCGACGATCGAGGCCGAGTACTACAAGTGGACGCAGTGGATCTTCCTGCAGATCTTCAACTCCTGGTACGACTCCGAGGCCGACCGGGCCCGCCCGATCGCCGAGCTGGTCGAGCAGTTCGAGAGCGGCACGCGTGCGACTCCCGACGGCCGTGAGTGGAGTGCGCTGAGCGCCACCGAGCGCGCCGACCTGCTGAGCGAGTACCGCCTGGCGTACGCCTCCGACGCTCCCGTGAACTGGTCGCCCGGCCTGGGCACCGTCCTGGCCAACGAGGAGGTCACCGCCGACGGCCGCTCCGAGCGCGGCAACTTCCCCGTCTTCAAGGCCAAGCTGCGCCAGTGGAACATGCGCATCACCTCCTACGCCGACCGGCTGCTGAACGACCTGGACGGGCTGGACTGGCCCGAGGCCATCAAGCTGCAGCAGCGCAACTGGATCGGCCGCTCCGAGGGCGCCCGGATCGAGTTCCCGGTGGACACCGCCGGGGGCATCACCGTCTTCACCACCCGCCAGGACACCCTGTTCGGCGCGACGTACATGGTGCTGGCGCCCGAGCACGACATGGTCGAGCGGATCATTCCGGCCGCCTGGCCCGAGGGCACCCACCCGGTGTGGACCGGCGGCCACGCGAGCCCGGCCGAGGCCGTCACCGCGTACCGCAAGCAGGCCGCCGCCAAGTCCGACGTCGAGCGGCAGGCCGAGGCCAAGGACAAGACCGGCGTCTTCACCGGCGCGTACGCGACCAATCCGGTCAGCGGCGAGAAGGTCCCCGTCTTCATCGCCGACTACGTCCTGATGGGCTACGGCACCGGCGCGATCATGGCCGTACCGGCGCACGACACGCGCGACTTCGCCTTCGCGCGCGCCTTCGAGCTGCCGATGCGCTGCGTGGTCCAGCCGTCGGACGATCGCGGAACCGACCCCTCCACGTGGGACGACGCCTTCGTCTCGTACGACGCGGAACTGGTCGACTCCGCGAACGAGGAGATCTCGCTGGACGGCCTGGGCGTCGTCGAGGCCAAGGTGAGGATCACCGACTGGCTGAAGGAGCACGGCGCCGGCGAGGGCACCGTCAACTTCCGCCTGCGCGACTGGCTGTTCAGCCGTCAGCGCTACTGGGGCGAGCCGTTCCCGATCGTGTACGACGAGGACGGCGTCGCCCACCCGCTGCCCGAGTCGATGCTGCCGCTGGAGCTGCCCGAGGTCGAGGACTACTCCCCGCGCACCTTCGACCCGGAGGACGCGACCGCCCAGCCCGAGACCCCGCTGTCGCGCAACGCCGACTGGGTCAACGTCACGCTGGACCTGGGCGACGGCGCCGGTCCGCGGAAGTACCGCCGCGAGACCAACACCATGCCCAACTGGGCGGGCTCCTGCTGGTACGAGCTGCGCTACCTGGACCCGAACAACGACCGGCAACTGGTCGACCCGGCGATCGAGCAGTACTGGATGGGCCCGCGCGAGGGTCAGCCCACCGGCGGTGTCGACCTGTACGTCGGCGGCGCCGAGCACGCCGTGCTGCACCTGCTGTACGCGCGCTTCTGGTCCAAGGTGCTGCACGACCTGGGCCACATCTCCTCCGCCGAGCCGTTCCACAAGCTGTACAACCAGGGCATGATCCAGGCCTTCGTATACCGCGACAGCCGGGGCATCGCCGTCCCCGCCGCCGAGGTGGAGGAGCGCGACGGCGCGTTCTTCCACGAGGGCGAGAAGGTCAGCCGTGTTCTGGGCAAGATGGGCAAGTCCCTGAAGAACGCGGTCACGCCGGACGAGATCTGCGCCGAGTACGGTGCGGACACCCTGCGCCTGTACGAGATGGCGATGGGCCCCCTGGACGTGTCGCGCCCCTGGGACACCCGGGCGGTGGTCGGCCAGTACCGGCTGCTGCAGCGACTGTGGCGCAATGTGGTCGACGAGGAGACCGGTGGGATCACCGTCGTCGACACGGAGCCCGGCGAGGACACGCTGCGCGCCCTGCACAAGGCCATCGACGGGGTCGGCCAGGACATGGCGGGGATGCGGTTCAACACCGCCATCGCCAAGGTCACCGAGCTGAACAACCACCTGACGAAGGCCGGCGGTCCGCTGTCGCGCTCCGTCGCCGAGCGGCTGGTCCTGCTGATCGCCCCGCTGGCCCCGCACATCGCGGAGGAGCTGTGGCGGCGACTGGGCCACACCGGGTCGGTCGTGCACCAGGACTTCCCGGTGGCGGACCCGGCGTACGTGGTGGACGAGACCGTCACCTGCGTCGTCCAGATCAAGGGCAAGGTCAGGGCCCGCCTGGAGGTCTCGCCCGCCATCGCGGACGAGGAGCTGGAGGCGCTGGCCCTGGGCGACGAGGCGGTCGTCGCGGCGCTGGGCGGGGCCGGGATCCGCAAGGTGATCGTGCGCGCGCCGAAGCTGGTGAACATCGTTCCCGCGTGA